The Rosa chinensis cultivar Old Blush chromosome 7, RchiOBHm-V2, whole genome shotgun sequence DNA segment TTACTGAGTTGTCtcccccaccagtgtcctatgtcaccaatgctaatggtgaggcttttcctgtgttagggtcagggtctgtgcgtattactcccactttagaacttcataatgtgttatatgtgcctgacttgtctcatcacttgatatctgttccacagttgaatactgagtctaaatgctccgtaaccttttatcctatgtacgtgatgtttcaggatcttctcaccagggagttaATCGGTCgcgggtatctgaggggcagattgttccatctagatcagacatacgcaggggagaaaccaggagcaccgtCTCGCGCCGCTTTGACTTTgaattctgataagctaagtgaagtttggttgtggcatcgccgtttagggcatccatcttttagtcttatgaaaaaaaaacatgcctactctgtttattggtgtggatgagtctgttctacattgtgaaacatgtgtcttggccaaaagtcatcgtgctacttattctcctagtatttctaataaaagtgttattccttttgagttgattcattctgatgtttggggaccttctagagaacccactgtgtCCGGTATGaggtattttgtgttgtttattgatgattgtacgagattgacatgggttgctcttcttaaaaccaaagatgaagtctttccagcttttcaaacttttcgtactcttattcaaacacaatatcatagcaccattaaagtccttcgttctgacaatgggggagaatatgttaatcatgttttccaagagtttttcaaagcccatgggattgttcaccaaaccacatgtccacaaacaccagagcaAAATGgtgtgtctgaaaggaaaaaccgtcatttacttgatatggcttgtgcccttctctttagtgctcatatgcctaagtatctttggggcaaTGCTATTCTTGCTTCTTCCCATCTTaacaatcgtcttccatctagtgtccttcatgGCAAAATTCCATTTGCGGTTCTTGCCTCTCATGTTTCATTatcttcatttcataatctgccagctcgtgtctttggttgtgttgtttttgtccatattcctaaaaatcagcggtctaagttggatgcccgagcgcttaagtgtgtgtttgtgggctacggaggttatcagaaagggtacaagtgctatcatccaccaaccagaaagtactatgtcactatggatgttactttgtttgaggacatgagttatttttcctcctcagatacagctcttcagggggagaattcatttttttgaagagctatatcatggagagggggaggaatcagaaggcGAAGGAGAAGTCGCACAgacaggaggtattttgacggatccagttgagaATATTGACTCATCAGAAGTAGAAGCTCCAAACATTCAGACACCAGTTTCAATCATTGAACATgcagttgaagacacaactgcccctactgtcatcacttctacccctgacccacaacttGTTGGTGCTGAAGATCACTCagttgaggtatgtccacccactaaTACTAGcaatagtgagtctaatgttgagcaatatgtgttaccaagtAGGActactcgaggtcaatcagccaaaagatatgaacctactcttactgccaagtcaaaatacccagtagccaattatatgtccactaggaggttgtctaagtcatatgaatcgtttgtgaatcaaatatctgctgtatcagtacctaacaaagtgcaggatgcattgggggatccaaagtggaggaaggcaatggatgaagagatggaggcgttgcagaagaacaatacttggcaacttgtgcctccaccacaaggcaagaaagctgtaggctgtcgttgggtttttactgtgaaacataatgcagatggatcagtgaatcgatacaaagcacgccttgtagcaaaggggtttactcagacgtatggtattgactatgatgaaacatttgctcctgttgccaagatgaacactattcgggttctgttATCATTTGCTGCTaatttaaactggccactccgacagtttgatgtcaagaatgcatttcttcatggagagttagtcgaggaagtatacatgagccttccacctgggtatatagctgcttctcctggtgattttgtatgcaaattgagaaagtctctatatggtctcaaacagtcgcctcgtgcttggtttgggagattttcacagttcatgaggaaggttggttacaaacaaagcaactcagatcatacattgtttctcaagcatcaacaagggaaggtaacaactctaattatttatgtggaagATATGGTAATtactggcaatgatactgttgagatggatagactgcagagacagctagcctctgagttcgagatgaaggacttgggtgaacttaagtacttcttaggaattgaggtagccagggggagagaaggaatctacttgtgccagaggaagtatgttcttgacttgttaacagagacaggtttgttggattgcagacccattgatactcctattgagcagaatcattgtttagctgagtatccagatcaggtacctactgatcgagctcgctatcaaaggttagttgggcgcttgatttatttggctcatactagaccagatgttgcatatgtagtgagtgtggtgagtcagttcatgcataacccgagtgaaagtcacatggatgctgttatgagaattttaaagtacctgaaatcagctccaggaaggggagtattaTTTTCTAGACATAACAACATCCTTGAGGTCTGTGGctttacagatgcagattgggctggaaatattacagacaggaggtcaacatcaggttactttacctttgtgggaggtaatttggttacatggaagagtaagaaacagaaagttgtggcacgatctagtgctgaggccgagtatagaggtatggctcacggagtgtgtgaattgctgtGGCTAAGAAATCTggtacgtgatctgggtttcaaactcaaaagtactatgcagttgtattgtgacaacaaggcagccattgacatatcacataatccagtacaacatgatcgtactaagcatgtggaagttgatcgtcactttataaaggagaagctagatgccaaaattattagttttccttttgttccgacggaagagcaacttgcagatatacttaccaaaggagtttctaggaaggcgttttatgactcactaagcaagttgggcatggtcgatgtgtatgcgccaacttgagggggagtgttagcgtgagtcacgGTTTAGTATTAGGAAtgaaatatattgtaattatttcgTAGTATAGAATATATTGTACTTACCTATTATATtcttgtaatcctctttatatacctctactgtgagatgaataagataTCAAACAATTCATTCTCTAAATCTCGTCTTGTTTGAGTAGCTTTATACAGATCAGAAGGAGAGAATGTCAGAGTCTCCATGTCCACTCTCCCATTACCTCTATTTTCACTTTCTCAAACCTAGGACACTTGTTTCTTGTTTAAATTATCTTGAAATAGTTTAGGACTTACGGGTCTATTCTAATGTGAAATATGTAATTTCTACAACGACCGATCACCGCAGGTTAAAGATCAATACATTGCATGTTTGAAATATGGTTACAACCATCACACCCTTGGTGATTGCTGTTCACGTACACCTCACCACGTACCGAGTGTCAATAGCACCTATAAGAGCACGAAGACGAataccaagttttttttttttttttgaagaaaatataTCAAGCTTTCTTAgttggatgatgacttctagtTGCATATAAAAACACTTCAACCCCATTCAATGCAAGCTCAGCATCAGGTGCCTAGGAATAAAAAGCTCTTTAAAAACTTCAGTCGCATGCAGCAGCTCCAGTAAGGGAACAAGCTTACAGTTAGGCTTTCAACAAAAATCATCTTAGTTGAACTGATCAAATACAGATAAAAATGCAATTCTTATATGAAATTTCCACCTGTAATGTCCATCATTCGCAAGACTAACTAATATTCGAGATGATAGTGTTTCTATTCATACAGAAGATTTGACACCTTTGGTCACAGGCATACCAAATCCGCAAAATATGTCCTCAGTCGACCAATTTCCCACTAATATCTCATAGTACAATTTCTTAAGCACCATTAAAAGATTGATATTACTCTAATCTTAATTACCCAACATCTTCATGGTAACAAATTTGATAGTAAACCTTAGCACATATTAATCCACAACTAAGACTAAATAGTAGTTCCCACTTTCCACTATTTTAGTAAGATCATAATCTGAAAAAATaagaattaatatttttaaCTAACAGAGTAAGGATATTCGGCTCTTTAAACATTTGACGATTTCTAACTGGTTCAAACTCTTTAAACAATTAGTGGCAGTCGCAGATAATCAGATCCAGATCTCATATTATTATAATTTAATTGGCCAACAGATCACAAATCCGTTGTAGTCTAGTTGGTCAGGATATTCGGCTCTCACCCGAAAGACCCGGGTTCAAGTCCCGGCAACGGAATTTTTTGTTTccaatttttttattccttCTTCAAATTTGAAAGTTGAGAATTCAAATTCCCAGAATTACAAATTTGGAACGTCATGCTCTTCTCAATTTCTTGAGAGAGACCATGAGATGTCTTAGAAGAGCACAGCCCTCACTGCTGCTCAAAACTTTCCCCAATGCCAAAAACCAAAGCTCTTCCCTCTCCACCATCACAATCCAAAACCCACAACCCAATCAAAACAACCACCCCATTCCTCCACACAAAACCCACTTGGTTTCCACCAGTAACATGACCCAGAAACTCACACCAACCCAATTTTGTAATGACTCTACACACTTTGATCCCCACCAATTTCGCAATGTCATTGCGTCGAACAAGTTGATCACCAGCTACATTCGTTCCGGGGATTTAGATTCTGCACTTAAGGTGTTTGAGAAAATGACTGTTAGAACCACAACTAGTTGGAATTCGATTTTAGCCGGGTATGCGAAAATTCCCGGGAAAGTGAAAGAAGCCCGCCAACTGTTTGATAAAATTCCTCAACCAGACACTTGCTCATATAATAGTATGCTGGCTTGTTATTTACGTAATCTTGGTGTTGGCTCTGCTGTGGAGTTCTTTGATTTGATGCCTGTTAAGGACATTGCATCTTGGAATACCATGATATCGGGTTTTGCTCAGAATGGGGAGATGAGGGAAGCACAGAAGTTGTTTTTGTTGATGCCTGAGAAGAACAGTGTCTCGTGGAGTGCGTTGGTTTCGGGGTATGTGAAATGTGGGGATTTGGACTCGGCGGTGAAGTGGTTTGAGGTTGCACCGGTTAAGAGTGTTGTGGCGTGGACGgctatggttactgggtatatGAAGTTTGGGAAGATTGGTGTAGCAGAGAAGTTGTTTAGAGAGATGCCTGAGAAAAATCTAGTAACATGGAATGCTATGGTTGCAGGGTATGTGGAAAACTGTCAAGCTGAAGAGGGTTTGAAGCTTTTCAGGTCAATGATTGGATATGGGGTTAGGCCAAATGCATCGAGTTTGAGTAGTGCTCTACTGGGTTGTAGCAACCTGTCTGCGCTGCAAATGGGTAGGCAAGTACATCAGCTTCTCTATAAGTTTGAATTATATAATGATACAACTTCAGGAACTGCATTGGTTAGTATGTATTGTAAGTGTGGGAATTTGGAGGATGCGAGGAAGTTTTTCATTGAGATGACACGAAAAGATGTTGTTACTTGGAATGCAATGATTGCTGGTTATGCTCAACATGGGGAAGGTTTAAAAGCTCTCAGTTTGTTTGACCAGATGAGGAATGAAGGAGTAAAACCAGATTGGATAACGTTTGTTTCTGTGTTAATGGCTTGCAATCATGCAGGACTTGTAGATCTTGGGGTTCAATATTTTGATTCCATGGCAAGACAGTATCAAGTTGAAGCTAAGCCAGAGCACTATACATGCATGGTAGACCTTCTTGGTCGTGCTGGTAAGCTAGTTGAAGCTGTAGCTTTGATAAAGAAAATGCCATTTGAACCACATTCTGCCATTTTTGGAACTCTATTGGGTGCCTGTCGGATGCACAAGAACTTAGAATTAGCTGAGTTTGCTGCCGAGAAATTGCTTGATCTTGATCCAACGAGTGCAGCTGGTTATGTTCAACTTGCTAATGTTTATGCTGCAACAAATAGATGGGACCTTGTTGGCAAAGTCAGGCGATCGATGAAAGAAAATAGGGTCGTGAAGACACCTGGCTATAGTTGGATTGAGATAAAGAGTGTAGTCCATGAGTTCAGATCAGGTGACAGGGCTCACCCAGAATTGGCATCTATACATGAAAAACTGTCTGAACTGGATCAGAAAATGAAGTTGGCAGGCTATGTTCCAGATCTTGAATTTGCATTACATGATGTTGGGGAAGAGCTGAAACAGCAGCTGCTATTATGGCACAGTGAAAAACTAGCAATTGCTTTTGGGCTTATACACGTGCCTTTAGGGATGCCAATTCGCATTTTCAAAAACTTGAGAGTATGTGGGGATTGCCATCATGCAGTCAAGTATATATCAGCAATTGAGAAAAGAGAAATCATTCTCAGAGATACTACAAggttccatcatttcaaaaatgGGGTTTGTTCTTGTGGTGATTACTGGTAGCATACAAAAAACTGCTCCCCTGGAAGTCTTTTTCAAGTACATTAGGAAGGTAATAAGGAAAAAGAGGCTTGCAACAGAAAAGAATCCGCTGAGTGAGATCACCACTTGTCATGCCAGTCAAGCTGGCATGCCAGCTTTAGATCTGATTAAGTCTGCAATCTTCTACTCAGAGTAGAAGCTAGTGTTGGATCCAAAAAAACAAAGGCAAGCTAGTTATGCTTCAGCAACATTCTGTGTCCTCAATGTTTCATGCCAGTAGCTTGGGGACATTCTAATTCTTATATCGTGCATCGGATTCGTAAGGATAGAACCACCTGATCGTTGTATTATAATTGACACACTCCTCTGCAATTGTCGATTGGCATGATAGAGCCACCACCAGTTTCTGGCATACCATAATAACATTGAATGCTAAGGTTAGCGGTATCACTCGTGAACACACATGGGTTTGGCCTAACTCTGGTATGCTGTTGAACATCCAGGCCACTATGCCTTCTTTTCCCAGAACTTCAAGGATTCTATTCGAGTTACACTTTCTCTATGGCTCCTACGTGGATATGTTTGAGATCACATGGTCACATGGTACATTGGCATACAATTATTCAGCACCTCACTCCATCCTGGGAGCTTTGTTTTTCGGTTCACTATTAGAAGTTTGGAACTAGATTGGCCAATGCTGACTGCATTACTGTACTGAGAATATTGGTTACTTAACGCCGTTTCAGCTTTTGGTAAATGATAGCTTTCTTCCCCTAGGATAGGCTTGAGACTGATCAATTTTGTATAACGGTTGCAGCTTGCTTGCAAATAGGAGAAAACTACAAGGGTTTCAGAAATGAAGCCTAGCTTTGCCCGATTGCATTGTTCTCATTTGTATTACTTATTAGAGGTCAAATGTACTTTTATTTGGTACACGTTATACAATTCGAAGGGGATACTGAGATTCAGATACAATTCAATCTTTCCTGTATCTGCTAGAACTTCAGGTTTCAAAGGCATTTATATATGCCATAAAGTCCAATAGCACAAACACAGGCAAGAGGTGATGCCGGTAGCAATATACAGACTGTGGCAGGGTTGCATTCACCAAGTTGAAACTTCCAAATTTATTTCATGACCAAAATAAAGAATAGTTGCTACCGAGAACTAGTCATGCATCTGACAAGAATTAGGAGAACAGAACAAGGCAAATACTGCTATTCACCAATATTCCTAATTTTTGTACAAaagtttttaaaacaaatacaTTGAAAAGAATGGAAGGCTTTAACAAAGTGCTGACCACTGACGATAAAAGAAATCTTCATATCAAAGCGTTAAGATAAAACTAGTTTTACATTTCACGAAAACACCCATAAACATCCCCATATCCCCCACcagtttttcttttccctttaaGAAGAGCAGCAACCAGACTTTTGGTTCACAGGCTGTCCACGAATCTGCACTGTTGGAGGCCTGGCGTTGTTCATCGGTTGGCTTGCCATCCTGCAATAGAAACCAAAACATGCAATTATGTTAAACATCAAGGATGCAATACATAATTGTTTCAGCATCTTAATCACTAAAAAGGTCATATTTGATAGAGAGATAAAAAGTCCAGTTGCCATCATATTTACAGCTTATTGATCAAGCAATGACAAGAAAAATAGAGTACCTGTTCTTAATCTCAGCAGCCATAGCCATGAAGGCCTGCTCAACATTGGTGGAATTCTTAGCACTAGTTTCCATAAAAGGGATTCCAATTTCATCCGCAAATGCCTAAACAAAGTCGACAAAAATTTAAACCATTACTCTTGCACTCGTCTACTACACTTGGGTAAAAGAGGTGGGTCAACAATATACAATGGAAAACCTGAACATGCTCATCAATTTACCTTGGCTGTCTCAGTGGACACAACTTTATTTGCTGTGAGATCGCACTTGTTTCCAACTAGAAGCTTGTTCACATTTTCACTTGCATAACGGTCAATTTCGTTCAACCATTGCTTAACATTGTTGAAGCTCTCTTGGTCAGTGACATCATAAACAACCTGCAAGAACCAAACAAAGATACATCATAAAGAGCAAGGTCAACAAAGTCTTAGAAGCACAAATAAGAAATAGTGAACAACCCACTTACAATGATACCATGAGCACCACGGTAGTAGCTGCTAGTGATTGTCCTGAAACGTTCTTGGCCAGCTGTGTCCCACTGCAATTCCCAAAATGTGAATTGAATTAACAGCAAGAAACCAATGTTTACAAAACTTATTGACAGAACCAATCACAAGATTTGTTAATGTTCACACTGAACTGCTCCAAAACAGTTACAATTCTATCAAGATAGACAACAACTTCACTAGAATTGGCAGAGAATTCATATACTTACAATTTGAAGTTTGATAGTCTTTCCATCCTGCTCCACAGTGCGGATTTTCTAAACAAAAGACGCAACAGAAATCAATGAGAACCGAACCCTAAAATCACTTTCCTATCAAAAGTCAAATGAATCACACTACGTAAAACCCAAGCAATGCTTACAAAGTCAACTCCAATTGTGCTGATGTAGCTATCCAAGTATGAATCATCCTGGTTTCCACAAACACATAGAAAGAATCAGCCTCAATACCGCCTCTATCGACGATTACAATCCCCGAGATAGAACAGTAAAATACAGGAGAAAACTGACTGCAACTTACAGCAAACCGCAGAAGTAGACATGACTTGCCGACACCAGAATCACCGATCAGCAAAAGCTTAAACAGGTAGTCACTGCATCCAATTTTCCACAGAAATTAGTAATCGCGTGATCTAAACCAATAATCAAACTATTAACATAAACAGCACCACCTCACTGATCAAAATTACTATCCAATCATCAACTATTAACCTAAACAGCTCCGATCCAACAACTCAGTCCATATTACAAGTCccaaaaattgaaataaattctgaatctAAAGCAAAACCTACACGGATCTGATTGCGCAACATCTAGATCTAAATTAAAAAACCTAAATTCGAACAAACAAGCATTTAGAATTCTccatgaattaaaaaaaaatgaaagccTCCAAGAAACCGGGGCTCTGAGATCAGATATAATCAAActccaaacacaaaatcgaattATGAAAATCGGACTCACTATTCGGGATTCATGGCTGGGCCGGGGAGTGAATCGCGAGAAATCGGCGAGAAGTTGGATTCCGGCGAGAAATTGCGTCGGAAGTGAGAGCCTTCGCCGGAGTAAGAGACAGAGaaagtggaagaagaagaagaagaaggagaaaccGAGGAGGAggaaataagagagagagagagaggtgtgttTGTATTATAAAAGGACCCCTAAAATGCCGGAACTCTTTATTAGTGCTTGTGACGTTAGTAGGAGGGGACTAGATTCCGCCACGTGTACCATTCCACTCTGATTGATTATTGGTGATTTTACGGTTTTGGTCACATTTTCACCTATCATGGAAGCGCGCGCACTAGAAAAGCAAGTCTAATATTGTACAATTTAGACTTGAGGTTAAAAGAGGTTTCCAATGGCATCTGCATCAACGACTAAAAGATACGAGTCATACAACAAACAGACCTAACTGATCTAATATGAAAGCACTAGTTGTTGTATTGAGAGGCCGAGAATAATCTCATATAAAGCCATAAAGGCATCCATAATATGATCGGTACATAGATAGTAATATTAGCagcaaaattgactttttttaaaaaatatagtTAAAACTGAGTTTGCAAGTTAGCTCATTCTTTATTAGTTAATTGAACGAAACTGTTTGAAAACAATCTTCTAGCTATTTCATTGAATGCTTTCGATCAAAGAAAGTGTGAGAGTTACTAAAAACTTCAATAGTTGAATGTAAATTGTACCTGGTTAGGGGGGAGTTGGTTGAGAATTTCTTATTTTTCCCACTTCAATAAAAAAATCATGTGAAATTGTCTTTGtatcagaaaaatgaaaaaacataaacaaaaaataatagtgACTTGGACCTCAACAACAGCGCTTAATGGCATTGTGTGTGACATGATAACCCACTAAAACCTTATCAAATCAATTCCTAATTTTACAAGGACTGAAATTTAAGGGAACTATAAGAAAATtatgtgagaaaaaaaaaaaaaagggtgtttAAGTCATTTCGTAAAACATAAAAAAgtatttaaattcaaaaaaagGCCAGAAAAGAAAATGAGTGAATCAACCAAAGCCTGGAACAGTTGTCTCCGAGTTGCTTCGTCAATCTTCATGAGGTAGTGTGTTTGTGCTTGGAAATCTTAAGCCCAAAGGCAAACAGACTCAGAGGGATGCTGAGCTGAGCTGAATGAAATGCGCGTCAAAGCAGTGGCGTCGACACAAGGGTAAGGCAAAGCCAATACGTGCGCGTTCGTGTTGAAGCAAGCTGGCATTGCGCCGCCTGCCCTTTTCGTCCGCGTTTCCTTTCCCCGCCTTATTCTAATCCAAGACGAGATCTCATTTTGCAGCACAGTGACCAAAACGACACGTTGTTAGAGGCCAACAAGGTGGGGTGCCCGATCATTGTTCCAACTCCCCCACAATGTTTTGGAGCTCATTTTTACATTTTATATGCTGCTTTAAATATTCATTTTATGCAAATTACCCCTTTCCATAAACATTTCACCTTGCTTTCGTGTTTGTAGTATtacatcttttttgttttttgggatTCATCCATCTTTCCGTCTAAACGAGAACATGTGGTTGGATCAATGTTGGTCTTTCGTCTAAATCACTTCAAATGCTATACAATGGCGTGggcatttttctttctctattaTAATGCCAACTTACATCAGTTCAAAATTAGAATCAACATAAAGTGATAAAACACACATATACGACGACAGtaagaatgaaaaaaattagAGTGAGTGTTTAATCAAAAGTATTTAAAATGCATTGGCTCCAATAgttgtaaaaacaaaaaaatgttaTTGACATTCAATAACAATAGTATTGTAATAATATTGTGCgtgttgtttttt contains these protein-coding regions:
- the LOC112176117 gene encoding ras-related protein RABD2c, which gives rise to MNPEYDYLFKLLLIGDSGVGKSCLLLRFADDSYLDSYISTIGVDFKIRTVEQDGKTIKLQIWDTAGQERFRTITSSYYRGAHGIIVVYDVTDQESFNNVKQWLNEIDRYASENVNKLLVGNKCDLTANKVVSTETAKAFADEIGIPFMETSAKNSTNVEQAFMAMAAEIKNRMASQPMNNARPPTVQIRGQPVNQKSGCCSS
- the LOC112176115 gene encoding pentatricopeptide repeat-containing protein At4g16835, mitochondrial — encoded protein: MRCLRRAQPSLLLKTFPNAKNQSSSLSTITIQNPQPNQNNHPIPPHKTHLVSTSNMTQKLTPTQFCNDSTHFDPHQFRNVIASNKLITSYIRSGDLDSALKVFEKMTVRTTTSWNSILAGYAKIPGKVKEARQLFDKIPQPDTCSYNSMLACYLRNLGVGSAVEFFDLMPVKDIASWNTMISGFAQNGEMREAQKLFLLMPEKNSVSWSALVSGYVKCGDLDSAVKWFEVAPVKSVVAWTAMVTGYMKFGKIGVAEKLFREMPEKNLVTWNAMVAGYVENCQAEEGLKLFRSMIGYGVRPNASSLSSALLGCSNLSALQMGRQVHQLLYKFELYNDTTSGTALVSMYCKCGNLEDARKFFIEMTRKDVVTWNAMIAGYAQHGEGLKALSLFDQMRNEGVKPDWITFVSVLMACNHAGLVDLGVQYFDSMARQYQVEAKPEHYTCMVDLLGRAGKLVEAVALIKKMPFEPHSAIFGTLLGACRMHKNLELAEFAAEKLLDLDPTSAAGYVQLANVYAATNRWDLVGKVRRSMKENRVVKTPGYSWIEIKSVVHEFRSGDRAHPELASIHEKLSELDQKMKLAGYVPDLEFALHDVGEELKQQLLLWHSEKLAIAFGLIHVPLGMPIRIFKNLRVCGDCHHAVKYISAIEKREIILRDTTRFHHFKNGVCSCGDYW